AAAGGATATTCTCGAAAATTTATGCGTTCCACATCAAGTTTCAAACGGTACTGTAAAAATTGACTCGCATATACTGAAACTTATACTCTCTGGCAAACAGCCATATGGAGACAGTGTTCTGGATAGAGTGTCTAGTTTATTAGAAATTCCTGTGAGAGATGCTATACCTACAACTGTTGGATGTAGGATGGGTAGACCGGAAAAGGCTAAAGAGAGAAAGATGAGTCCACCGGTTCATGTTTTATTTCCCATTGGAATGTCAGGTGGGTCAACAAGAAGTATAATTAAAGCATCCCAAAAAAACTACATTGAAGTTGAATCAGTTAACAAGAGATGTCCCAAATGTAATACTAAGACACACTTAACAAAATGTCCAGACTGTGAAAGCATGACCAAAATGTACAGGTCATGCTCTCACCAGACATGCTCGTATGAAGGATCAAGTGCGGTAAGTGAAAAGTGTCCAGAGTGTGGATCCCCTCTTAGAGTATATTCAAGGAAAAAAGTTAATTTAAAGGATGACTTGAGTTTAGCTCTTTTAAATGTAGGTTATGCACTTCCTAAAGAGGTCAAAGGTGTACAAGGAATGAGCTCTGAGTATAAAATCCCGGAGCCGATTGAGAAAGGTATAATAAGGGCCTCAAATGATATTTTTGTTTTTAAAGATGGAACTTGCAGATATGATGCAACAGACGCCCCATTAACTCATTTTATACCAAGGGAAGCTAATGTAAGTATTGAAAAATTGAAAGGATTAGGCTATATCAAAGACTACCAAGGAAATGAACTCACAGATGAAAATCAAATACTTGAATTAAATGTGCAGGATATTATCATACCAAAGGATTCAATCTCTTATTTATACAAAGTATCCAAGTTCATAGACGGGGAACTAGAAAAATTATATGGATTAAAATCTTATTATAATCTCGAAAAAGAAGAAGACCTAATAGGCCAATTAGTTGTCGGTTTAGCCCCACACACATCTGCAGGTACAATTGGCCGTATAGTTGGATTTACAGATACTAAGGTAGTTTATGCACACCCTTATTTCCACGCTGCAAAGAGGAGAAACTGTGACGGAGATGAAGACGCAATAATGCTTCTCATGGATGCCTTAATTAATTTCTCTAAATATTATCTCCCCCAGAAAAGAGGGGGTCAAATGGATGCACCGCTAGTATTAACTACAAGAATAGATCCAAGAGAAGTCGATAAAGAAGTCCACAATATGGACATATGTAGTAAATATTCGTTAGAATTCTATGAAGCTACTTTGAAGTATATGCACCCAAAAGATGTAAAGATAGAAAGAGTAGAAAATAGATTGGGATCAGATGGTGTTTATTCGGGCCTTAAATTTACTCACCACACTTCAGACATATCTAAAGGGCCTAAAGCCAGTAGTTACACGACATTGAATTCAATGGAAGAAAAATTAATGTCACAATTTGATGTAGCTAAAAAGATTAGAGCTGTAGATGTGAACGATGTAGCTGAAAGAGTCCTTAAGACTCATTTTATACCAGATATAAAAGGAAACATAAGATCATATGCAAAGCAAAAAGTCAGATGCACAAAATGTAATACTACGTATAGGAGAGTTCCTCTTTCTGGGAAATGTGCAAAGTGTAGCAATAAACTTGTGTTAACTGTTACTAAAGGTGCGATATTAAAGTATATGCAATTAAGTATTGATATAACAGGAAAATATAAAGTAAAAGAATATACTTCTCAAGAGATTAATCTAGCAGATTCTGAAGTAAAAATGAACTTCAGAGAAAAACATAAGCAGTTGTCCGTATCAGACTTTTGTTAAATAGTAAAATAATTATATTTATATTAAATAATCTTGGATATTTCATCGGCAGTTCTTTTCATATCTAAAAACACAAGCCCTAATTTGGCATCTTTTCTAGCTAAGGCCGTTAATACTGCTTCTTGTCCAGCTCCCATCATTAAGATATACCCATTAATACCTTTAACAAAAACTTGTTCTAATGAGCCTCTTTTTAATTCTTGAGAAGTTCTTTCACCGAGAGATAACATTGCGGCAGACATTGCGGCAACTCTATCTTCTTCTACATCCTGTGGAAGAGCACTTGCAATGATGAGTCCATCAGTAGACACAACAGCAGAAGCTTCAACATCAGGAGTGGTGGCTTCAAGTTCTTTTAATATTTCTGTTAAATTTTGAGTTCTAGTCTTTTGAGCCATTACAATCCCCAATTAACTAATGAGTATGCCAAATATATAAAGTTTATGAAGAAATGAAGGAAGTATACTCTAACTTTATAAGTTTAATAAGGCTATAACCCGTTGTAATATAAGCTAGAAATCAAGAAAGTGATTTATCTCACAAAAGTTTCCATGTAAAACTGAATCTCAAGTTTCTTCTAAATATGATTTGGCTAAGCGTAAAGCTTCTGTCCTGAGAGCATTAGAGAGAAATCATTAATTACTTATTGAACTTATTCAAAACCAAACCAAAATTAGGCTGATCCGTACAACCTTTTGTATGTATAACCAATAACTATCCCAAGAACGAAAAATCTTGGCACGTTCAATTTTGTGACAATCAAAATGTAGGCAGAGGCATTACTGAGATTAAAAAAAGTTGAGAGGATTTGGATAATGAATAATGCAACAAAGCTGAGAATCAAGGACTTTAGAATTGGATTCTTTGTTGGGATTTTGTCAAAAAAACGAATCAAGGAATAGCTGACGCAGAATCCGACAATCAGGCCACCAATCAAAGATTCAACAAGCATTGGAATGTAAGAAACTGAAAAGGCAGATCTGAACTCCGCAGCGATGGAAAACATGGAAGTTGCGAAGTTAGTTATCCAAAATGCTACTCCCCCTGTGATACTCAGTTTTAACGTCTTCTTGTAGGTCTCGTATTGCTTCTGTCGCTTGTCTCGAACTGTGGTCTCCATTTTTGTTCAACTCCCACCTTCCCTAGGGCAGTGGCTCACATCATAATGAAAATGCTGAATAGTCTTTAGATAAAGGGCATACGTGATTATCATTCTTTACCTCCAGATTTCCTTTAATTCAGACATCTATTTATCTCCTTCATATTTTTACCTTATAGTAGTCAATTATAGCCATCAGCTAGTCTCAACAAAAACTGTTTCTAATACTTTACTCCTTTAATCAGAAGCCATAAAGTAAGTCCAACTTCCGCAATGAAACTAATCGCAAGACCTGGATAAGTTATAACTTCATAGCCCGGTAAAAGGAAATATTGAAAAAACCAGACCATTACACTAAAACAATCTATCATCAATAATATACCCAATATTCTAGGAAGGAAGCCCGACTTGTAAACTAAATAGCCAAGAGGAAGAAGCCAGAGGCCATAAAATATCTGAGCAATCATAAATCCGCTTTTATGTAAATTAAGGAAAAACATTGCTAAGGCTTGCAACTGGCTTGCATTAAATACTGACAAATAGCCGGCATTACTCAAAAGCTGCAGGGCTGCAAATAGATTAAGCGCATTAATGCACTGTATAGCAACACCACCCAAGTTTAATAGTAAGAACAGCAAAGCGAGGTTTTTATTGACAGACTTTAATAACATGCATAAAGCAAAGGCTGCCAAAAGAAAAAATACAGCGGCAATTATATCACTTATAAAACTGATGCGAAATAGCCACGTGGAGACCATAATATTATTGGCTGTTGCAACGGCATCTCCCCAAACAATAAATTTGGAGTAACCAAACGAATCTCCAACAATCTGAATTATCAAATAAATGAAATATAGAAAGCCAGCAACTATTGCCGTCTTTCGTACAGATATGTCGGCTATACTATTTGATATTTTGTTTGAATTCATTTTTTATCTACCTCTAATAATAAACTTGGTTTGATTCATAAGTTATTTTACATTTCTTCATTAGGCCATTTCCATGCATAGTAGATAATGAACAGGGTACAAGCAATTTCTATAGTCGCAAAAAATATATAATAAAGAGCTGGCGTTCCTGCAAACAGGGTTAAGAAAACAGCCGCAGTATTTATTATACCTACGATGATGTTTGCCCAGCGATTTGCTCTATATTTCAACACACGAGACAAGAGAACCATGGCAATCGCTGTTTCCATTAATACTGCGAATCCCAATGCAAGCCCTTCAGTCATTCTCATTGTTTCCTGTTGTGCGGTAGGATTAAAAAATAGGCCAAACACATCAGCATAAATATAATTAAGTATCGCGAATATCCATAATGTTGAAAGTATTA
Above is a window of Methanofastidiosum sp. DNA encoding:
- a CDS encoding DUF4386 domain-containing protein, which codes for MNSNKISNSIADISVRKTAIVAGFLYFIYLIIQIVGDSFGYSKFIVWGDAVATANNIMVSTWLFRISFISDIIAAVFFLLAAFALCMLLKSVNKNLALLFLLLNLGGVAIQCINALNLFAALQLLSNAGYLSVFNASQLQALAMFFLNLHKSGFMIAQIFYGLWLLPLGYLVYKSGFLPRILGILLMIDCFSVMVWFFQYFLLPGYEVITYPGLAISFIAEVGLTLWLLIKGVKY
- the polC gene encoding DNA polymerase II large subunit yields the protein KDILENLCVPHQVSNGTVKIDSHILKLILSGKQPYGDSVLDRVSSLLEIPVRDAIPTTVGCRMGRPEKAKERKMSPPVHVLFPIGMSGGSTRSIIKASQKNYIEVESVNKRCPKCNTKTHLTKCPDCESMTKMYRSCSHQTCSYEGSSAVSEKCPECGSPLRVYSRKKVNLKDDLSLALLNVGYALPKEVKGVQGMSSEYKIPEPIEKGIIRASNDIFVFKDGTCRYDATDAPLTHFIPREANVSIEKLKGLGYIKDYQGNELTDENQILELNVQDIIIPKDSISYLYKVSKFIDGELEKLYGLKSYYNLEKEEDLIGQLVVGLAPHTSAGTIGRIVGFTDTKVVYAHPYFHAAKRRNCDGDEDAIMLLMDALINFSKYYLPQKRGGQMDAPLVLTTRIDPREVDKEVHNMDICSKYSLEFYEATLKYMHPKDVKIERVENRLGSDGVYSGLKFTHHTSDISKGPKASSYTTLNSMEEKLMSQFDVAKKIRAVDVNDVAERVLKTHFIPDIKGNIRSYAKQKVRCTKCNTTYRRVPLSGKCAKCSNKLVLTVTKGAILKYMQLSIDITGKYKVKEYTSQEINLADSEVKMNFREKHKQLSVSDFC